A single window of Streptomyces griseoviridis DNA harbors:
- the aztB gene encoding zinc ABC transporter permease AztB has protein sequence MEWLTVPFEVTFVRRALWGGMLVSAICALAGTWVVLRGMAFLGDAMSHGLLPGVAVAALLGGNLMAGAVVSAAVMTAGVTALGRTPRLSQDTGIGLLFVGMLSLGVIIVSRSQSFAVDLTGFLFGDVLAVRQRDLLVLAAAMLAALVVSALGHRAFLALAFDPRKAHTLGLRPRLAHAVLLGLLGLAIVASFHIVGTLLVLGLLIAPPAAALPWARSVRGVMVLAALLGTSATFAGLLLSWHLSTAAGATVAASAVSLFFLSHVLSGLRDRRTRRARSTAPPLEAN, from the coding sequence GTGGAATGGTTGACGGTCCCGTTCGAGGTGACCTTTGTGCGGCGGGCCCTCTGGGGCGGGATGCTCGTGTCCGCCATCTGCGCGCTCGCGGGCACCTGGGTGGTGCTGAGGGGGATGGCCTTCCTCGGCGACGCCATGTCCCACGGACTGCTGCCGGGCGTCGCGGTGGCCGCGCTCCTCGGGGGGAACCTGATGGCGGGCGCCGTGGTCAGCGCCGCCGTCATGACAGCGGGCGTCACCGCGCTCGGCCGTACGCCCAGGCTGTCCCAGGACACCGGCATCGGGCTGCTGTTCGTCGGCATGCTCTCGCTCGGCGTGATCATCGTGTCGCGCTCGCAGTCCTTCGCGGTCGACCTGACCGGCTTCCTCTTCGGGGACGTCCTCGCCGTCAGGCAGCGGGACCTCCTCGTGCTCGCGGCGGCCATGCTCGCCGCGCTCGTGGTGTCCGCCCTCGGCCACCGCGCCTTCCTGGCCCTGGCGTTCGACCCGCGCAAGGCCCACACCCTGGGGCTGAGGCCGCGCCTGGCGCACGCCGTGCTCCTCGGACTGCTCGGCCTGGCGATCGTGGCCTCGTTCCACATCGTGGGAACACTGCTCGTCCTCGGACTGCTCATCGCACCACCGGCCGCTGCCCTGCCCTGGGCCCGCTCCGTACGCGGCGTCATGGTGCTCGCCGCCCTGCTCGGCACCTCGGCCACCTTCGCCGGCCTGCTGCTGTCCTGGCATCTGAGCACCGCGGCCGGTGCCACCGTCGCGGCCTCCGCGGTGAGCCTGTTCTTCCTCTCCCACGTGCTGTCCGGGCTGCGCGACCGCCGAACGCGCCGCGCCCGCTCCACGGCACCTCCCCTCGAAGCCAACTGA